One genomic window of Oncorhynchus kisutch isolate 150728-3 linkage group LG24, Okis_V2, whole genome shotgun sequence includes the following:
- the LOC109869537 gene encoding zinc finger protein 64, giving the protein MASFNGGGGNHVLVEVSPDIHICGFCKQQYNNFEVFLAHKQNGCHIPSSNISASNSAPTLTDSSTEFFEEAYQTCVMRGVKKILTKAPKTPSKKIKPALTSKRRSCCFSGCSFKTQYGQKDMERHLKTHTGEKPFECELCQKRFSRRDKLNMHLRSHTGEKPHKCKYCPYAAADSSSLKKHLRIHYDERPFKCQICPYASRNSSQLTVHLRSHTGDAPFQCTQCEAKFKINSDLKRHIRIHSGEKPYKCDFCEYRCAMKGNLKSHVQIKHGTSNSFPCPDCDFQCTNKTALRQHSREHQPTQPIQCSKCIYSCSSKGALKVHERIHSEERPFKCDFCSFATKQRSNLVIHKKKCHADKPEKGASVGGKGGKASVGNGEDPAKPVSSRYRAKLDATRAFRCDLCEASFVREDSLRSHRKQHRESGSEQTLSLTLQPITSQPSSVTVSPLPRQDSHTTQLPLHHVPLAPLAPYSSAQLKIIVSHPLGQEGSFHPLQAGVGVDIGQHQHHTKGSSAILLSPESQDMVVNSMIQQVNLSLTPMQHIGGPTDGAGLEPGTVLLTHLSSEDSSNPLHQALLQTAITSQVSSAAHSTQAFITTCSDLEGFNALIQEGGTEVTVVTEGGNHGNLVATATSMFPPPDMMCSEGGPSEDLAKQAHVTVLHGVGDNSITTCEEDSSLIVPSISLGSQGVVIHSLPLVVTAQNQPVLEQLSVSTQNLYSVSDTHNMDGLQD; this is encoded by the exons ATGGCATCATTCAACGGAGGGG GAGGAAACCATGTACTTGTGGAAGTGAGCCCAGATATCCACATATGTGGCTTCTGTAAGCAGCAGTACAATAACTTTGAGGTCTTTCTGGCCCACAAGCAAAATGGCTGCCATATACCTTCATCTAACATATCAGCATCTAACTCCGCACCCACTCTTACAG ATTCCAGCACAGAGTTTTTTGAGGAAGCCTACCAGACGTGTGTTATGAGAGGTGTCAAAAAGATCCTGACCAAAGCCCCCAAAACACCTTCCAAAAAAATAAAACCTGCCCTGACTTCAAAGAGACGCAGCTGCTGTTTCTCAG GTTGCTCTTTCAAGACACAGTACGGTCAAAAAGACATGGAGCGGCATCTCAAAACGCATACTG GTGAGAAGCCGTTTGAATGTGAGCTGTGCCAAAAGCGGTTCAGCCGGAGGGACAAGCTGAACATGCACCTCCGATCccacacgggagagaagcctcACAAGTGCAAGTACTGTCCCTACGCTGCGGCCGACAGCAGCAGTCTGAAGAAACACCTCCGTATCCACTATGACGAGAGGCCCTTCAAGTGCCAGATCTGCCCCTACGCCAGCCGCAACTCCAGCCAGCTCACCGTGCACCTCCGCTCACACACTG GGGATGCACCTTTCCAGTGCACTCAGTGTGAAGCAAAGTTCAAGATCAACTCTGACCTGAAGAGGCACATCCGCATCCACTCGGGTGAGAAGCCTTATAAGTGTGACTTCTGTGAGTACCGCTGTGCCATGAAGGGCAACCTGAAATCTCACGTCCAGATAAAACATGGCACGTCCAACTCTTTTCCCTGCCCTGACTGTGACTTCCAGTGCACCAATAAGACAGCCCTGCGGCAGCACTCGCGAGAGCACCAGCCCACTCAACCCATCCAGTGCTCCAAGTGCATCTACTCCTGCTCCAGCAAGGGGGCGCTCAAGGTCCATGAGCGGATCCACTCTGAAGAGCGACCCTTCAAATGTGACTTCTGCAGTTTCGCCACCAAGCAGCGCAGCAACCTGGTCATACACAAGAAGAAGTGCCATGCGGACAAACCTGAGAAGGGGGCAAGTGTTGGTGGAAAAGGAGGCAAAGCCAGTGTCGGTAATGGAGAGGACCCTGCCAAGCCTGTGAGCTCCCGGTACCGGGCCAAGCTGGATGCGACGCGGGCCTTCCGCTGTGACCTGTGCGAGGCATCATTTGTGAGGGAGGACTCTCTGCGCAGCCACAGGAAGCAGCACAGGGAATCAGGCTCTGAACAGACTCTTTCCTTGACGCTCCAGCCCATTACCTCCCAGCCCAGTAGTGTGACTGTGAGCCCTTTACCCAGGCAGGACAGCCACACCACCCAGCTCCCCCTCCACCATGTACCCCTAGCTCCCCTGGCCCCCTACAGCAGTGCCCAGCTAAAGATTATAGTATCCCACCCGTTGGGTCAGGAGGGCTCCTTCCATCCCCTGCAGGCTGGGGTGGGTGTGGACATTGGGCAGCACCAGCATCACACCAAGGGTTCCTCTGCCATCCTCTTGAGCCCAGAGAGTCAGGACATGGTGGTCAACTCCATGATCCAGCAGGTCAACCTGAGCCTCACGCCCATGCAGCATATAGGAGGTCCAACAGACGGCGCTGGTCTGGAGCCTGGGACGGTCCTGCTGACACACCTCTCCTCAGAGGATAGCAGTAACCCTCTGCACCAGGCCCTACTGCAGACAGCCATTACCTCCCAGGTCTCTTCAGCAGCCCACAGCACACAGGCCTTCATCACCACCTGCTCAGACCTGGAGGGCTTTAATGCTCTTATCCAGGAGGGGGGCACTGAGGTTACTGTTGTGACGGAGGGAGGGAACCACGGTAACCTAGTCGCCACGGCCACCTCCATGTTCCCGCCCCCGGACATGATGTGTAGCGAAGGTGGCCCTTCGGAAGACTTGGCCAAGCAGGCACATGTAACAGTGTTGCACGGGGTTGGGGACAATAGCATTACCACGTGTGAGGAGGACAGTAGTCTCATTGTCCCTAGCATCAGTTTAGGCAGCCAGGGAGTGGTCATCCACAGCTTGCCTCTGGTGGTGACTGCCCAGAACCAGCCTGTTCTAGAACAACTCTCAGTCTCTACACAGAACCTCTATTCAGTGTCGGACACACACAACATGGACGGCCTCCAAGACTGA